From the Osmerus eperlanus chromosome 19, fOsmEpe2.1, whole genome shotgun sequence genome, one window contains:
- the LOC134039368 gene encoding spermatogenesis-associated protein 22 isoform X2, with the protein MKRYENQTRPTAGCLSVPLFNQKKRSRLPLTSNPTENEFFPSNEYMPSQGPASSNTSYTRHAQNQAHHAPAVQNSQWNRPDNPQPHQLSQVHCSRPAPGPMGRGCAPLPHPYKPANTGYSSSQTAQQNITASQDFRVPSNPRQSSHANPRGGGHAHSIPAPATGYSHRGQPSAHTQATPPRPLQPHQAPTPPPSRPVPAPQTSDHQTWRVKTTSSAGPLRQPAGNNNIYNTKPASQTQVKPVAESSLRILTAVIAGMRHWSQFKDKAPALFEIYATLDSAVTVGSLGAKNFLMRDGKEVLRCVFYENELELPRLIRGQVHRCVGNYDSGRDVLTCVSVRAALPSEQRNAREAVRASDAEMRGLVKSLSEV; encoded by the exons ATGAAAAGATATGaaaaccagaccagacccacTGCAG GGTGTCTCTCCGTGCCGCTGTTTAACCAGAAGAAAAGAAGCAGATTACCCTTGACATCTAATCCCACAGAGAATGAATTCTTCCCCAGCAATGAATACATGCCCTCTCAGGGACCTGCTTCATCAAACACGA GTTACACTAGACATGCCCAAAATCAGGCTCATCATGCTCCTGCTGTTCAGAATAGTCAGTGGAACAGACCAGAtaacccccagcctcaccagcTCTCCCAGGTCCACTGTAGCAGGCCTGCACCTGGCCCCATGGGGAGAGGCTGTGCCCCCCTGCCTCATCCATACAAACCTGCCAACACAGGGTACAGCAG TTCACAGACCGCTCAGCAGAACATAACAGCGAGCCAGGATTTTCGAGTCCCCAGCAACCCCAGGCAGAGCAGCCACGCCAACCCTCGCGGCGGTGGGCACGCACATAGCATCCCTGCACCCGCCACGGGCTACTCTCACAGGGGTCAgccgtcagcacacacacaggccacccCACCCCGACCCCTTCAGCCTCATCAGGCCCCGACCCCTCCACCAAGCCGACCCGTCCCTGCACCTCAGACATCAGACCATCAGACGTGGCGGGTCAAAACCACCAGCAGCGCTGGACCACTGAGACAGCCTGCTggcaataacaacatttacaacacCAAGCCTGCTTCTCAAACTCAG GTCAAACCAGTGGCGGAGAGCTCCCTAAGAATCCTGACTGCTGTCATAGCTGGGATGAGACACTGGAGTCAGTTCAAGGACAAAGCTCCTGCCCTGTTTGAAATCTACG caacTCTCGATTCCGCGGTCACGGTGGGATCCCTTGGGGCCAAGAACTTCCTCATGAGAGATGGCAAAGAGGTCTTGCGATGTGTCTTCTACGAGAAT GAACTGGAGCTGCCCAGGCTGATCCGGGGCCAGGTGCACCGCTGCGTGGGGAACTACGACAGCGGGAGGGACGTCCTCACCTGCGTGTCCGTCAGGGCCGCTCTGCCCTCGGAGCAGAGGAACGCTCGGGAGGCGGTGAGAGCTTCCGACGCAGAGATGAGGGGGCTGGTCAAGTCTCTCAGTGAAGTCTGA
- the LOC134039368 gene encoding spermatogenesis-associated protein 22 isoform X1: MKRYENQTRPTAGCLSVPLFNQKKRSRLPLTSNPTENEFFPSNEYMPSQGPASSNTSYTRHAQNQAHHAPAVQNSQWNRPDNPQPHQLSQVHCSRPAPGPMGRGCAPLPHPYKPANTGYSSSQTAQQNITASQDFRVPSNPRQSSHANPRGGGHAHSIPAPATGYSHRGQPSAHTQATPPRPLQPHQAPTPPPSRPVPAPQTSDHQTWRVKTTSSAGPLRQPAGNNNIYNTKPASQTQTTSALQVKPVAESSLRILTAVIAGMRHWSQFKDKAPALFEIYATLDSAVTVGSLGAKNFLMRDGKEVLRCVFYENELELPRLIRGQVHRCVGNYDSGRDVLTCVSVRAALPSEQRNAREAVRASDAEMRGLVKSLSEV, from the exons ATGAAAAGATATGaaaaccagaccagacccacTGCAG GGTGTCTCTCCGTGCCGCTGTTTAACCAGAAGAAAAGAAGCAGATTACCCTTGACATCTAATCCCACAGAGAATGAATTCTTCCCCAGCAATGAATACATGCCCTCTCAGGGACCTGCTTCATCAAACACGA GTTACACTAGACATGCCCAAAATCAGGCTCATCATGCTCCTGCTGTTCAGAATAGTCAGTGGAACAGACCAGAtaacccccagcctcaccagcTCTCCCAGGTCCACTGTAGCAGGCCTGCACCTGGCCCCATGGGGAGAGGCTGTGCCCCCCTGCCTCATCCATACAAACCTGCCAACACAGGGTACAGCAG TTCACAGACCGCTCAGCAGAACATAACAGCGAGCCAGGATTTTCGAGTCCCCAGCAACCCCAGGCAGAGCAGCCACGCCAACCCTCGCGGCGGTGGGCACGCACATAGCATCCCTGCACCCGCCACGGGCTACTCTCACAGGGGTCAgccgtcagcacacacacaggccacccCACCCCGACCCCTTCAGCCTCATCAGGCCCCGACCCCTCCACCAAGCCGACCCGTCCCTGCACCTCAGACATCAGACCATCAGACGTGGCGGGTCAAAACCACCAGCAGCGCTGGACCACTGAGACAGCCTGCTggcaataacaacatttacaacacCAAGCCTGCTTCTCAAACTCAG ACGACATCTGCATTACAGGTCAAACCAGTGGCGGAGAGCTCCCTAAGAATCCTGACTGCTGTCATAGCTGGGATGAGACACTGGAGTCAGTTCAAGGACAAAGCTCCTGCCCTGTTTGAAATCTACG caacTCTCGATTCCGCGGTCACGGTGGGATCCCTTGGGGCCAAGAACTTCCTCATGAGAGATGGCAAAGAGGTCTTGCGATGTGTCTTCTACGAGAAT GAACTGGAGCTGCCCAGGCTGATCCGGGGCCAGGTGCACCGCTGCGTGGGGAACTACGACAGCGGGAGGGACGTCCTCACCTGCGTGTCCGTCAGGGCCGCTCTGCCCTCGGAGCAGAGGAACGCTCGGGAGGCGGTGAGAGCTTCCGACGCAGAGATGAGGGGGCTGGTCAAGTCTCTCAGTGAAGTCTGA
- the LOC134039368 gene encoding uncharacterized protein LOC134039368 isoform X3: MPSQGPASSNTSYTRHAQNQAHHAPAVQNSQWNRPDNPQPHQLSQVHCSRPAPGPMGRGCAPLPHPYKPANTGYSSSQTAQQNITASQDFRVPSNPRQSSHANPRGGGHAHSIPAPATGYSHRGQPSAHTQATPPRPLQPHQAPTPPPSRPVPAPQTSDHQTWRVKTTSSAGPLRQPAGNNNIYNTKPASQTQTTSALQVKPVAESSLRILTAVIAGMRHWSQFKDKAPALFEIYATLDSAVTVGSLGAKNFLMRDGKEVLRCVFYENELELPRLIRGQVHRCVGNYDSGRDVLTCVSVRAALPSEQRNAREAVRASDAEMRGLVKSLSEV; the protein is encoded by the exons ATGCCCTCTCAGGGACCTGCTTCATCAAACACGA GTTACACTAGACATGCCCAAAATCAGGCTCATCATGCTCCTGCTGTTCAGAATAGTCAGTGGAACAGACCAGAtaacccccagcctcaccagcTCTCCCAGGTCCACTGTAGCAGGCCTGCACCTGGCCCCATGGGGAGAGGCTGTGCCCCCCTGCCTCATCCATACAAACCTGCCAACACAGGGTACAGCAG TTCACAGACCGCTCAGCAGAACATAACAGCGAGCCAGGATTTTCGAGTCCCCAGCAACCCCAGGCAGAGCAGCCACGCCAACCCTCGCGGCGGTGGGCACGCACATAGCATCCCTGCACCCGCCACGGGCTACTCTCACAGGGGTCAgccgtcagcacacacacaggccacccCACCCCGACCCCTTCAGCCTCATCAGGCCCCGACCCCTCCACCAAGCCGACCCGTCCCTGCACCTCAGACATCAGACCATCAGACGTGGCGGGTCAAAACCACCAGCAGCGCTGGACCACTGAGACAGCCTGCTggcaataacaacatttacaacacCAAGCCTGCTTCTCAAACTCAG ACGACATCTGCATTACAGGTCAAACCAGTGGCGGAGAGCTCCCTAAGAATCCTGACTGCTGTCATAGCTGGGATGAGACACTGGAGTCAGTTCAAGGACAAAGCTCCTGCCCTGTTTGAAATCTACG caacTCTCGATTCCGCGGTCACGGTGGGATCCCTTGGGGCCAAGAACTTCCTCATGAGAGATGGCAAAGAGGTCTTGCGATGTGTCTTCTACGAGAAT GAACTGGAGCTGCCCAGGCTGATCCGGGGCCAGGTGCACCGCTGCGTGGGGAACTACGACAGCGGGAGGGACGTCCTCACCTGCGTGTCCGTCAGGGCCGCTCTGCCCTCGGAGCAGAGGAACGCTCGGGAGGCGGTGAGAGCTTCCGACGCAGAGATGAGGGGGCTGGTCAAGTCTCTCAGTGAAGTCTGA